The Paraphotobacterium marinum genome contains a region encoding:
- a CDS encoding [protein-PII] uridylyltransferase family protein, protein MSNFPKTSMTNGTKKISSYQFYSKLIQRIIHILSIKTSMGQLYDVDIRLRPSGKSGLLVCSDSVFLNYQINDAWLWEHQALIRARSVYSSAQTHSFDSLRVKVLCTKTHPKDFLKKEIVEMRKKVISQKDLSTKNIFDIKNGAYGLIDIEFFVQYMVLLFGREEKNLFKYTDNIRILEQLGQYNFISSDEQNNLINIYCTFRTKIHHMSLRNEVPSMLKNEAKIYRKFLKETWSKYLGKESLLPVDEF, encoded by the coding sequence TTGTCAAATTTTCCAAAAACATCTATGACAAATGGAACAAAAAAGATTTCAAGTTATCAGTTTTATTCAAAATTAATTCAAAGAATTATTCATATATTATCTATCAAAACCTCAATGGGTCAATTATATGATGTAGATATTAGATTGAGACCTTCAGGAAAGTCCGGATTATTAGTTTGTAGCGACTCAGTATTCTTGAATTATCAAATAAATGATGCTTGGTTATGGGAGCATCAAGCACTTATTCGTGCTAGAAGTGTTTATTCATCTGCACAAACACATTCTTTTGATTCATTAAGAGTAAAAGTTTTGTGCACCAAAACACATCCAAAAGATTTTTTAAAAAAAGAAATAGTTGAGATGAGAAAAAAAGTTATTTCTCAAAAAGATTTAAGTACAAAAAACATATTTGACATAAAAAATGGAGCTTATGGCTTAATTGATATTGAGTTTTTTGTCCAATATATGGTGCTTTTATTTGGAAGAGAGGAGAAAAACTTATTTAAATATACTGATAATATAAGGATATTAGAACAATTAGGACAGTATAATTTTATAAGTTCAGATGAGCAAAACAATCTAATTAACATATATTGCACATTTAGAACAAAGATTCATCATATGTCGCTTAGAAACGAAGTTCCAAGCATGTTAAAAAATGAGGCAAAAATATATCGAAAGTTTTTGAAGGAAACTTGGTCTAAATATCTTGGTAAAGAGAGTCTTCTCCCAGTGGACGAGTTTTAA
- the lpxL gene encoding LpxL/LpxP family Kdo(2)-lipid IV(A) lauroyl/palmitoleoyl acyltransferase, translating into MSKTKEPKFTVKMLHPKYYITWIGVLLMFIISLLPYALLQLIGKFLGWLIFKIIPKRKAIIKRNLELSFPKMKTNDIEKLVNKNQFYSGMYVIEMIMAWFWSDKRIKKIVDIEGIEVLNKLKKSDKGILLVAIHSTNLELGARIYGINCPGVGVYRPNKNIVFDYIQFKGRKRSNKYMLDRKDVKGMLRALKSGDSVWYANDHDYGRHRSIFLPFLGVKKAATMTGGNVLINATKCSLLPFTLSHNSNTSRYTFKYRSVDSDFPYKNVEQGCLFINNIIEESILEAPEQYLWMHKRFKTRPLGEDSLYQDI; encoded by the coding sequence ATGTCAAAGACTAAAGAACCAAAGTTCACAGTTAAAATGCTACATCCAAAATATTACATTACATGGATAGGTGTCCTTTTAATGTTCATCATCAGTCTACTTCCATATGCATTGCTTCAACTAATTGGTAAATTTTTAGGATGGTTAATTTTCAAAATTATTCCTAAAAGAAAAGCAATTATAAAAAGAAATCTGGAGCTTTCATTCCCTAAAATGAAAACAAATGATATTGAAAAGCTTGTTAATAAAAATCAGTTTTATTCAGGGATGTATGTTATAGAAATGATTATGGCATGGTTTTGGTCAGATAAGAGAATTAAAAAAATTGTCGACATTGAGGGTATAGAAGTATTAAATAAATTAAAAAAAAGCGATAAAGGTATTCTTTTAGTTGCTATTCACTCCACAAATCTTGAGTTGGGAGCTAGAATCTATGGCATCAACTGCCCAGGTGTTGGTGTCTACAGACCAAACAAAAATATTGTATTTGATTATATTCAGTTCAAAGGGAGAAAGCGTTCAAATAAGTATATGCTTGATAGAAAAGATGTAAAAGGCATGTTGAGGGCTCTAAAAAGCGGTGATTCTGTTTGGTATGCTAATGACCATGATTATGGAAGACATCGTTCCATATTCTTACCTTTTTTAGGTGTAAAAAAAGCTGCTACAATGACTGGAGGTAATGTACTAATCAATGCTACGAAATGCTCTTTACTTCCTTTCACGTTATCTCATAACTCGAATACAAGTCGATATACTTTTAAGTATCGTTCAGTAGATTCAGATTTCCCATACAAAAATGTCGAACAAGGTTGTTTATTTATCAATAACATTATTGAGGAGTCAATATTAGAGGCACCTGAACAATATTTATGGATGCATAAAAGATTTAAAACTCGTCCACTGGGAGAAGACTCTCTTTACCAAGATATTTAG